TTGTAGTCAATTTATTGAAAGCAAGCAAACgaaaagaaaaattgctgaatACATGAATCCCTGTCACCCAATAGAGGATCTCCCACCCACGTACAATTGGGATTAGTCTGACGTATTTGTGCAGTATGGAGACTTTGAGGTCATATCACCAGAGGAATCACTAAACCCTTTCCACTCTTCTGCAAATCCATGTATCATAAATGAATGCAGTACATTATTTGAAGCCAAACCATTGCTTTAGAAATACTCACTACCACTTCCTTGCCTTTGTCTTTGatgcaatttattttaattggGTAATGACAGGAGTGCAGTCCCCTGTGAAaatcaaaatctccctccccggGAATATGTTGTCACACTTTGAATTGAACACACACAAGAGAgaagctttttaaaataattagacTTTCAAAGTATGAATACTGAATTTAGAACAATGTCAGAAAAGGCAAAACCCGCGTGACTGTCGAAGTTAAGAGAGCTGAATAAAGCTCCCCATGTCAAAATGAGGCAGTGTGGGTTGGAGACAAATCCTTCTCACTGCTGGTGGAGGGCAGTGTTTATTAACAGGGCCATCGGGGTCTGAAAAGAGGAGATTAGGGGAGTTGTTCAAACACCAAGTACTGACACATACGCAGACTGAAATCCAATGTGTACCAGATGGGAGATCAAAAAGTTTAGAGCCATGCAATAGTATTAAGCACATCTCACTGTTTGATGTCTGAAATATTCagaacaatttcaaattttcttttgaaaggcaACTTCCATTAGCCCAAGTTGATTAAACCAACCAATGTAAAAGAAAGTTTTGTCAAAGGGTCTGTTGTCTGCTTCCAAAGCCTTCATCAATTGGAACACTCGGCCTTCATATTGTTCGCTGCTAAGGTTACTGCCATCACTTTCATCAAATGCCCTGCAACAGATTTAAGACAATGTACGTTTACTCTGGAGCATTTAGAGAGTGAAAAGAAGAGCAAGAGCAGGCTTTTCAGCTCCTTCAGCACTTAAAGCACCGTTTGAAATGATTGTAATCGAACCGAATGTCAGATGTCACAGTGAAACGATGTATTTTGGGTGAGGCACTTtcgaaagcctgtgttttcacacagacctgttgggctataacctggtgccatgtgatttctgaccgtgtccaccccagtccaacgccagcacttccacatcagaaaaacacaaaatgaaacatttgtgtgaatgacagaaagaacatgAGCCACCTTTGGGTGAACTGAATTATTTGAATGGGGAGTGACAACCATGTTCTCAGAAGAAGAATCTAAAGGTTTTGTAATGTATCGATTCATGAAAAGATTCACGTTGACCAGCTTCTGCACCTGATGTCAACAGCCCCATGAATCACAGTCTGACTCTCGGTTGAGTCACATTGACAAAAGAGGTGACACAAGAAATGTCAAACACATGGGTACGATACTCTTCGAGAGCAATACAGCGAGGAAATTAAACTTCTCAAATCATCCTGGCAAAAGAAACTGATGGAAAAAAATTTGCTTTTGCAAACACATTCCATAAGAAACAGACTAACTCAAGACAAGTACACATGAACTAACCGGGAAGTGGTATTCACTGGAAATGaccaatttcacattttaaatagCTGATGCAATACAAGTAAATGTAACTGAATTCTGAGGCAATATGTTTGGCAAAATTTTGGCAATGCATGAAGTCTCAATGTGTCTCAAAAATCCACTTTTCTCAGGAAGAGTTCATCTCATCTTTGCTGGGCAAAAGTGGCATTCAAATATACCCAACAATTCTTTTTTCCATCACTATTGAGCAggtggcacagcggctcagtgtttagcattgctgcctcacagtgccagggaccagtgccattctgtgtggagtttgcacattctccccatgtctgtgtgggtttccttcaggtgcttcggtttcttaccacagtccaaagatgtacaggttaggtggattggccatgttaaattgcccacagtgttcagggatttgtaggttGGGTGAGTtccagggggatgggtctggttgggatgctctgagggttgttgtggacatgttgggttgaagggccggTTCCCACATTGTGCTGTTTCAATGAACCGTCCAAGATCCAGTGATTGCAGATCGCCACCGAGACATTTCTTCTCGTCTCATCATGGCAGTCCTAGTGAGACAGGTCCCAGTGTCCCCTTCACACACCAGAACTCTCCGAAATATCTTCCATGTGCTTGGATAGCTCACACACTGTTTCAAGATTCAGTGCTTTTAGCTGATGCACACACAGAGTTTCTCTCCGAGCTACTGCATTCAACTTCTGTTCTGCTGGTTCAGATCAAAGAAAGATCGAATCCTCCAGCTGATTTATTGTACCGCGTCAGCTCCTACATCTTTCGCAACATGAAGGGACAGCTTCACAGAAGCTTTGACACGTCCAAGAAAACCATTAGAGAaacctttcttcctttcttacaGGAGTCCCAAGAAGAAGCAGAATTTTAAACCCTTTTGTCATACATTATACTCACATGAGATAGAACGGAGCAGAAATTTTATGTCCTATCTGAACCAATGTATCTGTTGGTTTAGGTGCTTCTTTAGCATGAGGAGATAATATCGTGAatacatcaaaattattttgtattttgccATCTTCTATGTATCCAATGACTCCCCAGGGTGGAGTGAGGGGAACAATTGTTTCTGCAGAAAAAAGGAAACACAGTTGCAGCATTTTACAAGGTGGTAAGTAGTAGCATTGCATACAGCGATTTAGAAGTTACAAATTGGGGAAAGGTGATGAATTGGTTAAGAGCCCACACATCTATCATTCCCTGGAAATACCTGTAGCCCTTGATTGACAGCTCTGACTGTGAGCGCTACTGTCAACGTCAGAATATTTATTTACACAAGGTTAAGAGGTTGAAGTGGCTGTAATCACAGTTTCGAAGGGTTTTGAAGCCTCTGTTTACTTCCCTGTCACAGAAAGAGGAGTGTACGGTGGGTAAATAGGCAATAGTGCCCCAAAGCACTGGGGAATTGAGGGGCGATGGAGTTTGTTTGAGGGGCATTCCTTACCTGGGGGATTGTGAGAAACTGTGGGGGTTGTTTGTGGCCAAGATGGGATGTTGTTTGGGGGTTGGGAGGTGCTGGGATGGGGTGCAGGTGGGCGCTGTGTGAGGACAAGGGTGCAGGGTCTTGCTGCTTTTATTGGAACTGGGAAGAAAAGGCTGCCTCCAAACCTTTTCCCAGATTCATGGCCTGGCTGCAGCCTACAGCTGGCTCCAGAATGTCTTTATTGCCATTTTCTCCCAGGGCCTGGGAGAGAAAACTTAGTCTCCAGTTTAGGATCAAAATCGAGGTCTGAATCTCAAGATTTTCCAGCCAAGAGAAACAATTTCTCCACCTTCGCATTTTCAAGTGTCATCACAAAGTTGTGCCTTTCAATGGGATCAACTCCTTCCAATATGTGTAGCCTCAACACTGAAATCTGGAGCATCTAATAATTATGCACAGCCAAATGAAAATGCTGCTTTCATTTCTATTTCCTATTTTCTCTTCATGAATCAATACTTCATCCAtgtcaataatttgcctctaatGCTTACTTTCAAATTAGTCTTTTGTGAATAAACTTACCAAAATACTTTGGAAGTTGGAGTATTCCGCACGTACTGATTCCCTTTTTCCTAACTCACTCATTACAATCTCAAAAAACTGAATAAATTCTCAAGTATCTTTCAACATTATTTACTTTCATCAGACGTTGTGTTTCTAACTTTATTATCCAGCTTTCCTTCACTATCGGTTCCAATTTTCTCCCAATaccctgcagttctttgtttttcacTGAAAAGTGACAGAAACCAAtcttatttccattttcttttttccattttatagAAATTTGTGCAAGAGTTGTCAGTGAATGAGGTTATCTAAAATTCCAAAGAGATGTTGATCAATTAggccgatgggctgaggagtggcagatggaatttgatttgGAAAAAGATGAGCTGTTGTGTTTTAGAAAAGCAAgcgagggcaggacttatactgtTATTGGTTGGGCCCTGGTCCGTGTTGTCAAACTGAGAAGCCTCGTAGCTCAGATACAGAGTTCTTTAAACGTCACAGACAGACAGCATGGTTAAGAAAGCATCtaacatgcttgtcttcattgctgaggccagtgagtacaggaattgggacatcaggttttacaggatattggtaaggcctcttctggagtactgtgtgcagttctggtcaccctgtcagaggaaggatatgattaaattggaaaggggACAGAAatggtttcccaggatgttgccaagtcaAGAGGTTTTGAGTTTGAAGGAGTGggaggataggctgggactttgttcccctggaatggaggagaatgagagatgaccctataaaggtttataaaatcacgaagggcatAGATATGATAAATAGCAAAGTCTGTTCCTGAGGGTGAGTGTGCTCAAAAGAAAGGGattgtttttaaggtgagaggagaaagattcaaaaggatcCCAAGCAGCaccgtttttacacagagggtggttcatacgtggaataaactgccagaggaagtgatcgatgcaggttcagttgtaacaaacaaaagatatttggacaggtccaTGAATAGGGAACGCTtcgagggatttgggccaaatgcaggtcagtgggacgagtttagtttcggaatcttggtcagcatggatgagttggaacaaagtgtctgtttccatgatatatGACGAGAACGCTTTCACTCCATTTTAGCATCTGGCAGGTTTTGGATAATTACACTTGGCAGCTCCATTTTGCAGAACCCTCAGAGTTGACAGTCCAGCTGAAGAGTTTTGGCCTGACGCATTGACTTCCCTGggcctcggatgctgtctgacctgctgtgagtttccagctccatatttattggCCCTTAGATTTGGCAATCACGTTTGGCAATTTTAGGTCTCTTGAATTTCTCCAAAATTTTTGTCAGCGATTCTCTGCTCACCAGTCCCTTTAGattttttccatttatttttctctctcgtcTTGTGGTTTgaactttctctctccacataccCCTGAATAGTGGATTTGCAAAGTGAGCTGGCCACGTCCTATGGAGAATCTGAGTAAACAGGCCCAGTCCCACGGGGACAATACTGAGCAGCCCCTGTCCCACGGGGACAGTCCCACACAGTAACCAGCACAAACAGGGTGCCCTTATATCCTGGGGCATGCAGGCACACCCTGTGAGTCACAGAGCACTGCGAACAGTGAGCCTGGAGCAGCATGTGGCCTGGGACCATAGAGCAGCATATATTTGAAGCCCCACAGCAGCACCCGGGAAATTGCCCCGGAGCAGTACccaggcagtgagtcctggacAGAGACCGGCGTGACGACACAATCCTTGCCTTAGAACTTACCTTCGAACTGTGGAATGTTAACCCCTTCATAGTttcctatttttaacttatttccaATTCCGTCATTAAACAACAACTTCTATCCCTCTGCTGTATCCCAGAATTGTACCGAGGCGCTTGTACCGGAGGTGTCACATTCAGAAGGCAGACATTGTGAAGGTTTTTCACTGCTCTCCTGCAATGGAGTGTATGTGATAATAAAAGGATATTGCATTAAATAAGTTGATTTGGTTTCCCTGTATTTCTGGTGTACCATTTGTATCTTCCACTTTGAAGACGGAGACAGAATATTTTTTCACTTATGCCTTGAATGTTCCTCACAGGAGAAGTATCACAGCTAGGGAATGATAGAGGCAACGCCTGTTTTCGTTACTCTTTACATTTCTACAAAAGCGAATTCACAAACTGTTTTTCcttctttgataacaaggtgtggagctggatgaacacaggaggccaagcagcatcaggggagcaggaaggctgacattttgggcctcgaccctttttcCGAAAAtcctgtcagccttcctgcttctctctatgctgcttggcctgctgtgctcatccagctctgcaccttgttaactcagattttccagcatctgcagttcttgctatctctgttatTCCTTCTGATGCCTTTGGTCACACAACTCTTCCTGAAATGCTCTCAATTGTCAGTTTTATTGTTGTTATTTGCAACTTTACAAAACTATTCTTTTCATTGTAATTCTGTCATTAAATTCAGGAACAAACTGTTGATGAACCTTTCTTgctgaatttttaattttgtgtCTGTTCTTAATTATACTTTTCAATGTTTCACAAAATTTAGTAATGGCCGTACGGTTTAAACCCATTAACAAATTTATTTTGGCCAACCCTCCTCTCACACCAATGTCACTGTCTGTCACTATGTTCAAGGTTCTTGTTTGGGACCAAATAATATCACTTTCAGACTGAATGTGGAATTCAGTTCTAATGTGCTCATTGTCTTTTCATTGAAGTTGTGAGCTGTAAGGCAATGATGACAAGTATAGAAAGTGAAATATATGAAGTCTTCCCTCCGGCCTTTGATATTCCCAATCTCCATCGATACTGATTTTCCTTCTGAAAATTCTGAACCAGGATCCTTTCTCACCACTGCTCTTTGTCACCCTTTAATTTCAGGGCAGCTCCTTTCACATTCCCTTGATTTTTGTGAAAGTTCGCAGACTCTAGAAGATTTATTTCCCAGCATCGGTGACTTTGCAATAATACATCTGGGTCTTGGATTTGATTTCCTTTATTCTATTGATGTCCCCAGTTCATCGAACGTGCTACAAAAGCTTTGTACATTCAACTAAAGAGTCTTTCATTTTCTTCCTGATAATCTTTACATTGACCTTCTTCACTGATACGCTATTCCCACGAGACTCTCTGACACTTTCTATGCCACTCGACTTGCCCTTTCCCAGCTCACTCCTCTGCCCCGTTGCCTTGACTTTGGTCCTGAGGTTAGAAAATATTAATTTATCCCACCTAGTTCTGGCCCGGATAACTTTTTAATGCCCAATGACAAATTGGAGTTGGTGATGGGAATGGGAAAGTGAGCTTAGGATCCCGCTGCACCCATGCGGGGACAGCTTCCACAGATTCCAGTGGGTTAGTAATGGAGGGCACAATGCGCATCATCCTGGAGAAACAACTAAAACCAGCAAATCTGGGATCAACTGGTCAGTGTGTATCTCCACACAGAAAGTTTCAAATGAGCCAGGCCAAATAGTAAAGTGTTATTTCCTATTCCAATGTCACATTGAAGCAACAGCAAACCGTACCTTCATCGTTGTTGAACTGTGAATAATTGAATAGTCGGTCGAGGCCGGCCTTCACTGCATCTTTCAAATCCATTCCATGGACTCTTGTTTCAACCCATGGGGATGGATTAAATGTAACTTCTTCATAACCctgaaacaagaaaataaaatgcattcgCACACGATGTAACTGAAGTATCCCTGAAAATAATTCTGTTTAGGGGATTGTCCCAGGTGTCTGGATGAAACATTGGTGTCAGCCATGCTTTGAGTTTTAAAGAGAATTGGGAGATTTTGTTGTGAATCTTGCTCTTAATTTATCTTGTTTTCCATTCAACCATTTCACCTTGGTCATTTTTTGCATAATGGATCATTTTCTCCCTTGTGCTTTCAGTATCAAAACTACGGAATGTTGTTGAAAATCTTCCACACGAACTTTCCGCAGATGTATGTAAGACCAAGAGAAATTTCAACGGAATTCAGTTTGGGCCTCATTTCTCATTCAGAATTTGGGACAAAGCAAACCAATTTCAACAGAATATCCAATAATAGACATAGGAGCGAGGCAGAAATATTGGAGTCGCTCTTTGACTTGAACTTCACGTTCTTACTTTGTTCTGAtactttctcatctcagtcctaaatggcttgttCCCTTATTCTGACACTGTGTTCTGTGATTCGAGAATCTAAGCCAGCAGTAACACCCTTCCTGTATCTACCCTTGCCAGCCCTTTAAGAGTTTTGGAAGTGTCAATGAGGTAACCTCTCAATCTTACAATCTTCACAGAGTATACAGCGATTCTGATGTCAATGAGACCTGAGGATAAGCTTCAGTTCCCTCACATGTTTCATAACTGAGGTGTGGGCTCCTTATGGGCTACACGTTAGAGAATTGAAAGCAGTCATTAAATAATTTCCACTGGTACAAAAATGACAGAATGCAATAAACCTTGAACTGTACTCACGTTCTCCAAAATGGCGGTCTCTGGTAAGAGACAATCAATTTCTTCACAGAAGTTGTCCACCTCTTCCACCTTTTCCTGAGCAGCAACTTGATGTCCGAAGAGGACAGACACAGTTAAGAACAGTGTCAGCATCTTGGTTTCTGCTCCGATCCCTGTTGAACGCACTGAATGActatcagcaccttcaggtggaTCTGAGGTTTGAGCAGAGAACACGGATCTTTTTATACCGTTTTGGGGAATGATTTTGAATATGgcttgccctcaggcatggctgCCACATGATACAGAAACACTGAAGCTGAGGAATTATGGGAACATTACTTTGTTACACACCTTGTGATGATTCATGGGCCCAGACCGTTCTATGGATAGACAGAGATGGGACATACCCAAAAGGTACACATCAGGGTCCCTCAGAAGTCCCAATCCAATCTTGTTTCCTGAAGCCTTCAAGTAGGTCTCTCAGCCTGAACTCGATTGGGAGAATTTGAAGAGATCTGGATCACTGGCCTACAGGCTGCCGAGGAAATAATACACGG
Above is a window of Stegostoma tigrinum isolate sSteTig4 chromosome 4, sSteTig4.hap1, whole genome shotgun sequence DNA encoding:
- the LOC132209557 gene encoding uncharacterized protein LOC132209557, encoding MCRPNTLGVKPTWGKDGNLGNSSGAMVAQWKVLLTSGWYQCRIQHHIQSGRITFGQIRMRAVDDLDICADSKTLVDKAVISQILYQAPSHGLPRDQIKICRDRIEEFDEAKLNPPEGADSHSVRSTGIGAETKMLTLFLTVSVLFGHQVAAQEKVEEVDNFCEEIDCLLPETAILENGYEEVTFNPSPWVETRVHGMDLKDAVKAGLDRLFNYSQFNNDEETIVPLTPPWGVIGYIEDGKIQNNFDVFTILSPHAKEAPKPTDTLVQIGHKISAPFYLMAFDESDGSNLSSEQYEGRVFQLMKALEADNRPFDKTFFYIGWFNQLGLMEVAFQKKI